DNA from Octopus sinensis unplaced genomic scaffold, ASM634580v1 Contig10079, whole genome shotgun sequence:
GCACGGAGGCAAGCGACACGGTGTTGATTGGAGACAGGAAGCAGGCCTTCGAAGATTGCCTGACAAGAGATTTCGTCCCATTGGCGCAGTACAGATTGAGAGTTGGGCAGCTTCGAACCAAACCGAGCCTCCCACCGACCACGGGCTGCAGAGTAAACTTCAGACAATTTCCGTTCGGGGAGGTTTCTAAGAACGATGTCTGAGAGAGTACGAGAAGCGTGATGAGCGGATAGGAATGCCGGGAGGGCAAGATCGGAATAGGATCTCAAGCCAAGGCCACCCCAGCGCACAGGCAGGGATGCCTGAGTCCAGCCTGGATCGTCGAAAGCCAGATTGCAAAGAGAGCTCGTACCGAGCCTGAGGATATTGTCAAGGTCGGAAAGAAGGTCGCCTCTTTGAAAGCAGGGTGCACATCTTAGGGTGTAAAGGATCTTAGAAACGGAGAAGTGGTTTCGGAGGAGGAAAAAAGCCACATGAGGCTCGATGACTTTAAGTTTGTCGATCATTTTGGATAAGTGGGAAATTTTTCCAGCGAGTGAGcattcgagggcagaaggccccaTGGGGGCACCGAGAATCGTAAGATTTGATTTGTCCGTAATCCGGACGTCTGAGAGAATGCCTCGGCACGTGGAAATTGAAGCAGTGAAGTCACTCGGATTTAAGGCAATGTTCACGATTTCGGATTTATTGGCGTTTATAGATAGGCCGATGTCCGAGAGGGAAGGGAGGATAGAACGAAGGTCGTCGAAAACAGCGTCGGGGGGACCGCAAATGGTTGCGTCATCCAGATACCATATGTTAACTGGGGATCGAACAGAGTGAGCGATACTGTTAACGCCCAAGGCAAAAAGGACAGGACCCAGGGGATCTCCCTGTTGGACCCCGGTGGCCGAAGAGATGGGAACATCGTCGAACATGAGGATACTCGGAGAAGCGTATGAGAGATGTACAAGGGGATAAGCGAACGGAACCAGTTCGCGACAGCACTCCAGCAGGTGGTCACGTCTGATGGAGTTGAAAGCGTTTGAGACGTCTAGTTTGACCATGATAGCCGAC
Protein-coding regions in this window:
- the LOC118761169 gene encoding uncharacterized protein LOC118761169; translation: MVKLDVSNAFNSIRRDHLLECCRELVPFAYPLVHLSYASPSILMFDDVPISSATGVQQGDPLGPVLFALGVNSIAHSVRSPVNIWYLDDATICGPPDAVFDDLRSILPSLSDIGLSINANKSEIVNIALNPSDFTASISTCRGILSDVRITDKSNLTILGAPMGPSALECSLAGKISHLSKMIDKLKVIEPHVAFFLLRNHFSVSKILYTLRCAPCFQRGDLLSDLDNILRLGTSSLCNLAFDDPGWTQASLPVRWGGLGLRSYSDLALPAFLSAHHASRTLSDIVLRNLPERKLSEVYSAARGRWEARFGSKLPNSQSVLRQWDEISCQAIFEGLLPVSNQHRVACLRAGRCESSGVWLKALPLPSIGNLLDKECLRIAISLRVGLKICQSHKCRCGGTVDEYGLHPLACRRSAGRAPRHSELNSVVQRALASAGIPSILEPLGRGLSCYSNMRILTVTYISPSSFQEGHTSSSYFHFLHSNLHDNSLVADFILDHNLGQFRERSNAIFRIVMPSLEDFLVTNPKVDL